One stretch of Apis cerana isolate GH-2021 linkage group LG8, AcerK_1.0, whole genome shotgun sequence DNA includes these proteins:
- the LOC107993902 gene encoding traB domain-containing protein isoform X2: protein MSSHIMSADCSKNKYSIIAEQYCVIDTKDTIDDKSSYIQSSSEKLISSELQIDLQSVNKSKYESDTIQFLIDTKKEKTKVIGHQLRFSTHNENSNKDINIAASIQPEYDASIDEKLPETVKLLTTPEGGKLYLVGTAHFSIESQNDVATIIQAVQPHIVVVELCKARIGAININEETLYRDATDLSLKNLTEILRHHGAYNGLLHIMLYSILAHIVKQLGMAPGGEFRTAFKEAKKVPNCIIQLADRSIDVTIQRALREVSWWEIIKLTWFVLRLDSRISKQDIERYKRKCVLEQMISTLREEYPAIEKTFVTERDIYLTYHLQMATATQYTSAGLISPRVVGVVGIGHINGIVENWGKVKASDIWPIIRVPPQSLSTKILKFTIKASLLGATIYVGYKVIPLPSTNVLQSIKSSIEGLLKGSAK, encoded by the exons atgtcCTCGCATATTATGAGTGCAGATTgtagcaaaaataaatatagtataattgcTGAACAATATTGTGTAATTGATACAAAAGATACTATTGACGATAAAAGTTCATACATTCAAAGTTCATCTGAAAAGTTAATTAGCAGTGAGTTGCAAATAGATTTACAGTcagttaataaatcaaaatatgagTCAGATaccatacaatttttaatagatactaAAAAGGAGAAAACTAAAG TTATTGGTCATCAATTGAGATTTAGTACTCACaatgaaaatagtaataaagacATTAATATTGCTGCATCAATTCAACCAGAATATGATGCAAGTATAGATGAAAAGTTACCAGAAACAGTGAAATTACTTACTACACCAGAAGGAGGAAAACTATATTTAGTAGGCACAGCACATTTTAGTATTGAAAGTCAAAATGATGTTGCAacg atcaTTCAAGCTGTACAGCCTCATATAGTTGTAGTTGAATTATGTAAAGCTAGAATTGGTGCTATAAACATTAATGAAGAAACTTTATATCGTGATGCAACAGATTTAAGTCTTA aaaatttaacTGAAATATTGCGGCATCATGGAGCTTATAATGGATTGTTGCATATTATGCTATATTCTATATTGGCTCATATTGTTAAGCAACTTGGAATGGCACCAGGTGGTGAATTCCGTACAGCATTTAAAGAG gcAAAAAAAGTACCAAATTGCATTATTCAATTGGCAGATCGTTCAATTGATGTAACAATTCAACGTGCATTAAGAGAAGTATCTTGGTGGGAAATTATAAAGCTTACATGGTTTGTGTTACGGTTAGATTCTCGTATCAGTAAGCAAGATATAGAGCGATATAAACGAAAATGTGTATTAGAACAAATGATTTCAACATTAAGAGAAGAATATCCAGCAATAGAAAAAACATTTGTCACagaaagagatatatatcTTACATACCATCTCCAAATGGCTACTGCAACACAATATACTTCAGCAGGATTAATATCACCAAGAGTTGTAGGAGTTGTTGGCATAGGACATATCAATGGTATTGTTGAAAATTGGGGAAAAGTGAAAGCCTCTGATATATGGCCTATTATACG agtccCTCCTCAATCTTTATCaactaaaatattgaaatttacaattaaggCTTCCTTGTTAGGAGCTACAATTTATGTGGGATATAAAGTTATACCGTTACCTTCTACTAATGTATTGCAATCAATTAAATCGTCGATTGAAGGATTATTAAAGGGCAGTGCAAAATAA
- the LOC107993902 gene encoding traB domain-containing protein isoform X1: MSSHIMSADCSKNKYSIIAEQYCVIDTKDTIDDKSSYIQSSSEKLISSELQIDLQSVNKSKYESDTIQFLIDTKKEKTKEVIGHQLRFSTHNENSNKDINIAASIQPEYDASIDEKLPETVKLLTTPEGGKLYLVGTAHFSIESQNDVATIIQAVQPHIVVVELCKARIGAININEETLYRDATDLSLKNLTEILRHHGAYNGLLHIMLYSILAHIVKQLGMAPGGEFRTAFKEAKKVPNCIIQLADRSIDVTIQRALREVSWWEIIKLTWFVLRLDSRISKQDIERYKRKCVLEQMISTLREEYPAIEKTFVTERDIYLTYHLQMATATQYTSAGLISPRVVGVVGIGHINGIVENWGKVKASDIWPIIRVPPQSLSTKILKFTIKASLLGATIYVGYKVIPLPSTNVLQSIKSSIEGLLKGSAK, encoded by the exons atgtcCTCGCATATTATGAGTGCAGATTgtagcaaaaataaatatagtataattgcTGAACAATATTGTGTAATTGATACAAAAGATACTATTGACGATAAAAGTTCATACATTCAAAGTTCATCTGAAAAGTTAATTAGCAGTGAGTTGCAAATAGATTTACAGTcagttaataaatcaaaatatgagTCAGATaccatacaatttttaatagatactaAAAAGGAGAAAACTAAAG AAGTTATTGGTCATCAATTGAGATTTAGTACTCACaatgaaaatagtaataaagacATTAATATTGCTGCATCAATTCAACCAGAATATGATGCAAGTATAGATGAAAAGTTACCAGAAACAGTGAAATTACTTACTACACCAGAAGGAGGAAAACTATATTTAGTAGGCACAGCACATTTTAGTATTGAAAGTCAAAATGATGTTGCAacg atcaTTCAAGCTGTACAGCCTCATATAGTTGTAGTTGAATTATGTAAAGCTAGAATTGGTGCTATAAACATTAATGAAGAAACTTTATATCGTGATGCAACAGATTTAAGTCTTA aaaatttaacTGAAATATTGCGGCATCATGGAGCTTATAATGGATTGTTGCATATTATGCTATATTCTATATTGGCTCATATTGTTAAGCAACTTGGAATGGCACCAGGTGGTGAATTCCGTACAGCATTTAAAGAG gcAAAAAAAGTACCAAATTGCATTATTCAATTGGCAGATCGTTCAATTGATGTAACAATTCAACGTGCATTAAGAGAAGTATCTTGGTGGGAAATTATAAAGCTTACATGGTTTGTGTTACGGTTAGATTCTCGTATCAGTAAGCAAGATATAGAGCGATATAAACGAAAATGTGTATTAGAACAAATGATTTCAACATTAAGAGAAGAATATCCAGCAATAGAAAAAACATTTGTCACagaaagagatatatatcTTACATACCATCTCCAAATGGCTACTGCAACACAATATACTTCAGCAGGATTAATATCACCAAGAGTTGTAGGAGTTGTTGGCATAGGACATATCAATGGTATTGTTGAAAATTGGGGAAAAGTGAAAGCCTCTGATATATGGCCTATTATACG agtccCTCCTCAATCTTTATCaactaaaatattgaaatttacaattaaggCTTCCTTGTTAGGAGCTACAATTTATGTGGGATATAAAGTTATACCGTTACCTTCTACTAATGTATTGCAATCAATTAAATCGTCGATTGAAGGATTATTAAAGGGCAGTGCAAAATAA
- the LOC107993902 gene encoding traB domain-containing protein isoform X3 yields MSVQCKKKRKISKHQEVIGHQLRFSTHNENSNKDINIAASIQPEYDASIDEKLPETVKLLTTPEGGKLYLVGTAHFSIESQNDVATIIQAVQPHIVVVELCKARIGAININEETLYRDATDLSLKNLTEILRHHGAYNGLLHIMLYSILAHIVKQLGMAPGGEFRTAFKEAKKVPNCIIQLADRSIDVTIQRALREVSWWEIIKLTWFVLRLDSRISKQDIERYKRKCVLEQMISTLREEYPAIEKTFVTERDIYLTYHLQMATATQYTSAGLISPRVVGVVGIGHINGIVENWGKVKASDIWPIIRVPPQSLSTKILKFTIKASLLGATIYVGYKVIPLPSTNVLQSIKSSIEGLLKGSAK; encoded by the exons ATGTCAGTTCaatgcaaaaagaaaagaaaaatttcaaaacatcAAG AAGTTATTGGTCATCAATTGAGATTTAGTACTCACaatgaaaatagtaataaagacATTAATATTGCTGCATCAATTCAACCAGAATATGATGCAAGTATAGATGAAAAGTTACCAGAAACAGTGAAATTACTTACTACACCAGAAGGAGGAAAACTATATTTAGTAGGCACAGCACATTTTAGTATTGAAAGTCAAAATGATGTTGCAacg atcaTTCAAGCTGTACAGCCTCATATAGTTGTAGTTGAATTATGTAAAGCTAGAATTGGTGCTATAAACATTAATGAAGAAACTTTATATCGTGATGCAACAGATTTAAGTCTTA aaaatttaacTGAAATATTGCGGCATCATGGAGCTTATAATGGATTGTTGCATATTATGCTATATTCTATATTGGCTCATATTGTTAAGCAACTTGGAATGGCACCAGGTGGTGAATTCCGTACAGCATTTAAAGAG gcAAAAAAAGTACCAAATTGCATTATTCAATTGGCAGATCGTTCAATTGATGTAACAATTCAACGTGCATTAAGAGAAGTATCTTGGTGGGAAATTATAAAGCTTACATGGTTTGTGTTACGGTTAGATTCTCGTATCAGTAAGCAAGATATAGAGCGATATAAACGAAAATGTGTATTAGAACAAATGATTTCAACATTAAGAGAAGAATATCCAGCAATAGAAAAAACATTTGTCACagaaagagatatatatcTTACATACCATCTCCAAATGGCTACTGCAACACAATATACTTCAGCAGGATTAATATCACCAAGAGTTGTAGGAGTTGTTGGCATAGGACATATCAATGGTATTGTTGAAAATTGGGGAAAAGTGAAAGCCTCTGATATATGGCCTATTATACG agtccCTCCTCAATCTTTATCaactaaaatattgaaatttacaattaaggCTTCCTTGTTAGGAGCTACAATTTATGTGGGATATAAAGTTATACCGTTACCTTCTACTAATGTATTGCAATCAATTAAATCGTCGATTGAAGGATTATTAAAGGGCAGTGCAAAATAA
- the LOC107993903 gene encoding probable histone-lysine N-methyltransferase set-23, whose translation MEAIACADKYEHTISGVMYIEHNIPGPGINLEEFELEYSLGCSCTIQCSDCSCTRGSPNYINGRILDETLSKPIIECNSHCTCKENCDNRVVQNGPLDSLFVSEIDGKGHGLFTTKYIKKGQFICEYAGEVVSIEEARRRVEMNKNSMNYVLVVSEHIGDQIIVTCIDPKHFGNIGRYSNHSCEPNTNLVPIRVEGPVPRLCLFASRDIKIDEEITFNYAGGITNSIHNFSHTICLCGSTNCQGYLPHNPI comes from the coding sequence ATGGAAGCAATTGCATGTGCAGACAAATATGAACATACCATATCTGGTGTCATGTATATAGAACATAATATACCAGGCCCTGGAATAAATCTGGAAGAATTTGAGTTAGAATATTCACTAGGTTGTTCATGTACAATTCAGTGTTCTGATTGTTCATGTACACGTGGTTctccaaattatattaatggtCGAATATTAGATGAAACATTATCAAAACCAATAATCGAATGTAATTCTCATTGTACTTGCAAAGAAAATTGCGATAATAGAGTGGTACAAAATGGTCCATTAGATAGTCTATTTGTATCAGAAATTGATGGAAAAGGACATGGTTTATTTAcaactaaatatattaagaaaggTCAGTTTATTTGTGAATATGCTGGGGAAGTAGTAAGTATTGAAGAAGCAAGACGTAGAgtcgaaatgaataaaaatagtatgaaTTATGTACTTGTGGTTTCTGAGCATATTGGTGATCAAATAATAGTAACATGTATAGATCCCAAACATTTTGGTAATATTGGACGATATTCTAACCACAGTTGTGAGCCAAACACGAATCTTGTACCTATTAGAGTTGAAGGACCTGTACCTCGATTATGTTTATTTGCATctagagatataaaaattgatgaagaGATAACTTTCAATTATGCTGGAGGAATTACTAATTCTATTCATAATTTCAGTCATACAATCTGTCTTTGTGGCTCTACCAATTGTCAAGGCTATTTGCCTCATAatcctatttaa
- the LOC108003918 gene encoding holocytochrome c-type synthase: protein MGNVMTSAVSAADVIMPMHQQQISKTQHHEIYKSEEKPPPECPMHKSASEKESSILSSECPINDMTSEDINPLNMMPPANQQPAPDQPFPLPTERQVSSIPKATGEGEFWVYPSQQMFWNAMLRKGWRWKNDDITPKDMDDIIKIHNANNELAWQEVLKWEALHVKECGTPKLRSFGGKAKQYSPRARIRYWMGYELPFDRHDWIIDRCGKDVRYVIDYYDGGAVNEKYTFTLLDVRPAMDSLENIWDRMRVAWLRWKYCNESKESECMAKNEKQQ from the exons atgggtAATGTAATGACCTCTGCTGTTTCGGCAGCTGATGTAATTATGCCAATGCATCAgcaacaaatttcaaaaactcaacaccatgaaatttataaatctgaaGAAAAACCTCCACCAGAATGTCCTATGCATAAATCTGCATCAGAAAAAGAATCATCTATACTTTCCAGTGAATGTCCAATTAATGATATGACTTCAGAAGATATTAATCCCCTTAACATG atgcCACCAGCTAATCAACAACCAGCACCAGATCAGCCTTTTCCACTGCCTACAGAGAGACAAGTTTCATCTATACCAAAAGCAACTGGAGAAGGAGAATTTTGGGTATATCCATCGCAACAAATGTTTTGGAATGCAATGTTAAGAAAAGGTTGGAGATGgaaaaatgatgatattaCACCAAAAGATATGGatgacataataaaaattcacaatgCAAATAATGAACTAGCATGGCAGGAAGTGCTTAAATGGGAAGCACTTCATGTAAAAGAGTGTGGTACTCCAAAATTACGAAGTTTTGGAGGCAAAGCTAAGCAATATTCTCCACGTGCTCGTATTCGATATTGGATGGg atatgaaTTACCATTTGACAGGCATGATTGGATCATAGATAGATGTGGAAAAGATGTACGATATGttatagattattatgatGGTGGAGcagtaaatgaaaaatatacatttacattattGGATGTTAGGCCAGCCATGGATTCATTAGAGAATATTTGGGATCGTATGAGAGTAGCATGGTTGCGTTGGAAATATTGCAACGAGTCAAAAGAATCAGAATGTAtggcaaaaaatgaaaagcagcaataa